The following are encoded in a window of Chitinophagaceae bacterium genomic DNA:
- the bcp gene encoding thioredoxin-dependent thiol peroxidase, with translation MATHLTEGSKAPSFKGKDQDGKTVSLSDHKGKKVVLYFYPEDDTPTCTVQACNLRDNHALLKKAGFVVLGVSPDEEKKHKKFEGKYGLPFTLVADPGHTIIDKYGVWGEKQLYGRKYMGLHRTTFLIDEKGIVKKIFLKPRNKQHAEEIIQAWQLMEEKKR, from the coding sequence ATGGCAACACATTTAACAGAAGGCAGCAAAGCCCCCTCATTTAAAGGAAAAGACCAGGATGGCAAAACGGTTTCCCTGAGTGACCATAAAGGAAAGAAGGTTGTTCTTTATTTTTATCCGGAAGATGATACCCCCACCTGTACCGTCCAGGCCTGTAACCTCCGGGATAATCATGCCCTGCTGAAAAAAGCGGGTTTTGTTGTATTGGGTGTAAGCCCGGATGAAGAAAAGAAGCATAAGAAATTTGAAGGCAAATACGGATTGCCTTTCACCCTGGTTGCGGACCCCGGTCATACCATTATTGATAAATATGGTGTATGGGGAGAAAAACAGTTATATGGCCGGAAATACATGGGACTGCACCGTACCACTTTTTTGATCGATGAGAAAGGAATTGTTAAAAAGATATTCCTGAAGCCCAGGAACAAGCAGCATGCGGAAGAAATCATACAGGCATGGCAACTTATGGAAGAAAAAAAACGTTAA
- the kbl gene encoding glycine C-acetyltransferase has product MNEKFVARISAELKEIEAAGLLKKERIISSEQGAEIIVSGKTVLNFCANNYLGLSSHPKVIAAAKKYIDIRGYGMSSVRFICGTQDIHKELEKKLADFLGTEDTILYAAAFDANGGVFEPLFGEEDAIISDALNHASIIDGVRLCKAQRYRYEHNNMEDLEAKLKDAAHLRSRIIVTDGSFSMDGTIARLDKICDLADKYDAIVMIDECHSSGFLGKTGRGTHEYHGVMGRIDIITGTLGKALGGASGGFTSGRKEIIEMLRQRSRPYLFSNTLAPSIVGASIAVLDMLSETTELRDRLEQNTKYFRNKMTEAGFDIKPGDHPIVPIMLYDAVLAQTFAAKLLDEGIYVIGFFFPVVAKGQARIRVQLSAAHSQRHLDKAIEAFTKIGKELGVIK; this is encoded by the coding sequence ATGAACGAGAAATTTGTAGCCCGGATATCCGCAGAACTGAAGGAAATAGAAGCCGCCGGCCTTTTAAAGAAAGAACGCATCATCAGCAGCGAACAGGGTGCCGAGATCATCGTAAGCGGCAAGACCGTACTGAACTTCTGTGCCAATAACTACCTGGGACTTTCCTCCCACCCCAAAGTGATTGCTGCCGCCAAAAAATACATTGATATACGTGGGTATGGCATGAGCAGTGTCCGTTTCATCTGCGGCACACAGGATATCCATAAGGAACTGGAAAAAAAACTGGCCGATTTCCTGGGAACAGAAGATACCATTCTGTACGCTGCTGCCTTTGACGCCAATGGCGGTGTGTTTGAACCGTTGTTTGGAGAGGAAGATGCCATCATCTCCGACGCACTCAACCATGCATCCATCATTGACGGGGTTCGTTTGTGCAAAGCACAGCGATACCGCTATGAGCATAACAATATGGAAGACCTGGAAGCAAAACTTAAAGATGCGGCCCACCTGCGCAGCCGGATCATTGTAACCGACGGAAGCTTCAGTATGGATGGCACCATTGCCCGGCTGGATAAGATATGCGACCTGGCGGATAAATACGATGCCATCGTAATGATCGATGAATGCCACAGCAGTGGATTCTTGGGCAAGACCGGCCGGGGAACGCATGAATACCATGGCGTAATGGGACGGATCGACATCATCACCGGTACATTAGGCAAAGCACTCGGTGGTGCAAGCGGAGGTTTCACCAGCGGACGAAAAGAGATCATTGAAATGCTGCGCCAAAGAAGCCGTCCTTATTTATTCAGCAATACGCTGGCACCAAGTATCGTGGGCGCATCCATTGCGGTGCTGGATATGCTGAGCGAAACAACCGAATTGCGTGACAGGCTGGAACAGAACACCAAATACTTCCGTAATAAAATGACCGAAGCCGGTTTTGATATAAAGCCCGGCGACCATCCCATCGTTCCCATCATGTTATACGATGCGGTACTTGCACAAACATTTGCAGCCAAACTATTGGATGAAGGAATCTATGTGATCGGGTTCTTCTTCCCCGTGGTGGCAAAGGGACAGGCAAGGATACGGGTGCAGTTAAGTGCAGCGCACAGCCAGCGGCACCTGGATAAAGCGATCGAAGCATTCACTAAGATCGGGAAGGAATTAGGTGTAATTAAATAA
- a CDS encoding OmpA family protein produces the protein MNATRLLVILLLFACCSSFLAGTVVKGVKAGHSIPGKTRDTVLIRFDYKQSALYHTFTFDVLDSVIAILKKNKEVTISIDGYAYKDEGSDTICYYLSLNRALFIQTYILGRGVDNTKIISVTGHGKTKSLYQGTDKDGFKINCRAEITLNYPALPEKIIIADRDGDGIADTNDKCPDEFGYIDKDGCPNRGFVVVPFEPLQSNLFTTSYKVLDSVINILSGDPSLTISIEGHAYKTEGISQVCERLSTERALIVKNYLLSRHVDLSRIDFVKGLGNTRPLNAGNNPQEILRNSRAQISFSTH, from the coding sequence ATGAATGCTACCCGGCTGCTGGTGATCTTGTTGTTGTTTGCGTGCTGTTCCTCATTTTTAGCCGGTACTGTTGTTAAGGGTGTAAAGGCAGGCCATTCCATTCCCGGTAAGACCAGGGATACGGTATTGATACGGTTCGACTATAAGCAATCGGCCCTCTATCATACGTTTACGTTTGATGTGCTGGACAGCGTTATTGCCATCCTGAAAAAGAACAAGGAAGTTACCATTTCCATCGACGGCTATGCGTATAAAGATGAAGGCAGCGATACCATCTGCTATTATCTCTCCCTTAACCGGGCATTATTCATTCAAACATATATACTGGGAAGGGGGGTGGACAATACCAAGATCATTTCTGTAACAGGCCATGGTAAAACAAAATCCTTATACCAGGGTACCGACAAGGATGGTTTTAAGATAAACTGCCGGGCCGAGATCACACTCAATTATCCTGCACTGCCTGAAAAGATCATCATCGCCGACCGGGATGGAGATGGGATTGCTGATACCAACGATAAATGCCCGGATGAGTTTGGCTACATAGATAAAGACGGTTGTCCCAACAGGGGTTTTGTGGTTGTACCGTTTGAACCACTGCAGTCGAACCTTTTTACAACAAGCTATAAGGTATTGGATAGTGTTATAAATATTTTAAGCGGAGATCCCTCTCTGACCATTTCCATTGAAGGGCATGCATACAAAACCGAAGGCATCAGCCAGGTCTGCGAACGCCTGTCAACAGAAAGGGCCCTGATCGTTAAGAACTACCTTTTGTCCCGCCATGTTGATCTGTCACGGATCGACTTTGTTAAAGGACTGGGTAATACAAGACCGTTGAATGCCGGGAATAATCCACAGGAAATACTGCGTAATTCAAGGGCCCAGATTTCTTTCTCCACGCATTGA
- a CDS encoding M23 family metallopeptidase — translation MLISPCSFSQPSPLYPKGYFIWPLDITPEIVANFGELRNNHYHMGLDCRTAQKQNLPVFAVAEGYIARVKIEPLGYGRAIYIDHPNGFTTLYAHLNEFFPELERYVKEQQYKLKNWSVDLTIPSNLFPVEKCHFIAYSGNTGASQGPHVHFEIRETRTEKVLNPSLFGMPVPDTLPPDVYRLAVYDRNISTYEQNPKLYPLKKLNGVYRTTPSLIEVNTDRVSFGITATDRCNGSSNRNGIYEAFLYDSGKMITGFRMNNIGYDETRYLNAHIDHKLKSSGGPYVQHLSQLPGYKDGIYLRPGNTDLVLLNDSSTRGMKITVTDADGNSSELIFDIRQSIKEEVKRTTSPVLNAGQQWFAPGMINVFENENISFYLPPGCLYDSFRFVYSEIRPKQDNPVYQLHNVSIPLHSYFPLSMKASTTLPGKMVMHRFANGRHDYAKAEPVKNGSQEGWFRASFREFGSFQLLTDTLPPSIRPLGFKEGMNTGKLKQLVFVITDNTEEIKDFTATLDGQWLRFSNDKGRRFVYDFDNMCAPGEHELKITAEDQVGNITTKVYHFTR, via the coding sequence TTGTTAATTTCCCCCTGTTCTTTTTCCCAGCCATCGCCCTTGTATCCCAAAGGATATTTTATCTGGCCACTGGACATTACCCCGGAGATCGTAGCCAATTTCGGGGAGCTGAGAAACAATCATTACCATATGGGGCTGGACTGCCGTACTGCACAAAAGCAAAACCTGCCTGTGTTTGCTGTAGCAGAAGGTTATATTGCCCGGGTAAAGATCGAACCCCTGGGATATGGCAGGGCAATCTATATAGATCATCCAAACGGGTTTACGACCCTTTACGCACATTTGAATGAGTTTTTTCCCGAACTGGAAAGGTATGTGAAGGAGCAGCAGTACAAATTAAAAAACTGGAGCGTTGACCTTACTATCCCCTCAAACCTCTTCCCGGTTGAAAAATGTCATTTCATAGCCTACAGTGGCAATACAGGGGCATCGCAAGGGCCGCATGTGCATTTTGAGATACGGGAGACCAGGACGGAAAAAGTACTGAACCCCTCTTTATTCGGCATGCCGGTTCCCGACACCCTGCCACCGGATGTTTACCGGCTTGCCGTTTATGACCGGAACATCAGCACCTATGAACAGAACCCAAAACTTTACCCGCTCAAAAAATTAAACGGCGTTTACAGAACAACGCCGTCGCTGATCGAAGTCAATACAGACAGGGTAAGCTTCGGAATTACGGCTACCGACCGCTGCAACGGCTCTTCAAACCGCAATGGGATCTATGAGGCCTTTTTGTATGACAGTGGAAAAATGATCACGGGTTTCCGGATGAACAACATTGGTTATGATGAAACCCGCTACCTGAATGCCCATATTGATCATAAACTGAAAAGCAGCGGCGGACCTTATGTTCAGCACTTGTCCCAATTGCCGGGATACAAAGACGGCATTTATCTAAGACCGGGAAATACCGACCTGGTTCTTTTGAACGACAGCAGTACAAGGGGAATGAAAATAACCGTGACGGATGCAGATGGAAACAGTTCGGAACTGATCTTTGACATCAGACAGAGCATAAAAGAAGAAGTGAAAAGAACAACATCCCCGGTTTTGAATGCCGGGCAGCAATGGTTTGCGCCTGGGATGATCAATGTCTTTGAAAACGAAAATATTTCCTTTTACCTGCCGCCCGGTTGCCTGTATGATTCCTTCCGTTTTGTTTACAGCGAAATAAGACCCAAACAGGACAACCCGGTTTACCAGCTGCACAACGTCAGCATTCCCCTGCATAGTTATTTTCCGCTCAGCATGAAAGCATCCACCACATTACCCGGCAAAATGGTGATGCACCGCTTTGCAAACGGACGGCATGACTATGCCAAAGCCGAGCCGGTAAAAAATGGAAGTCAAGAAGGATGGTTCCGGGCCTCTTTCCGGGAGTTTGGAAGTTTCCAACTGCTGACCGATACGCTTCCTCCATCCATAAGGCCTTTAGGTTTTAAAGAGGGGATGAATACGGGTAAATTGAAACAACTTGTCTTTGTTATAACAGACAACACCGAAGAAATAAAAGATTTCACAGCAACACTGGATGGTCAATGGCTCCGTTTCAGCAACGACAAAGGCCGCCGGTTCGTTTATGACTTTGATAACATGTGTGCGCCGGGAGAACATGAATTAAAGATCACAGCGGAAGACCAGGTGGGCAACATCACAACAAAGGTTTATCATTTCACCCGGTAG
- a CDS encoding EamA family transporter: MNISKNLPKGKAGGYLALSITSIVWGTTWVASKIAVTDMPALQMASIRQFFGGSFFVLFFLFYKKIGFPTRKQFGWLLMMAILMFVMANGLSTWSLNYIPTGLSALIGALYPLSVVIIEMLFFRNRNLNTITFIGLLLGITGIGIVFYESAFQHHPEGFLFGVLLSVIAMLSWSVGTIFIVRNKLNMNPYYATGWQMLISSAILFVVANLFQPAVALQNITTRSWVAITYLVLAGSLLAFVAFIYSMKKLPAALSSLYAYINPLVAMVTAAIVLDEKLTMNILWGPL; this comes from the coding sequence ATGAACATCAGCAAAAATTTACCTAAAGGGAAGGCCGGGGGATATCTTGCACTAAGCATTACCAGCATAGTGTGGGGCACCACCTGGGTTGCCAGTAAGATTGCTGTTACAGATATGCCGGCCCTTCAGATGGCTTCCATCCGCCAGTTTTTCGGGGGCAGCTTTTTTGTTTTGTTCTTCCTGTTCTATAAAAAGATCGGGTTCCCTACCCGTAAGCAGTTTGGCTGGCTGCTGATGATGGCCATACTGATGTTTGTGATGGCAAACGGGTTAAGCACCTGGAGCCTGAATTATATCCCAACAGGGTTAAGCGCTTTAATAGGCGCCTTGTACCCGTTGAGTGTAGTTATCATTGAAATGCTTTTTTTCAGGAACCGCAACCTGAATACCATTACATTCATCGGGTTGTTGCTTGGCATAACCGGCATCGGCATTGTATTTTACGAAAGTGCATTTCAGCATCACCCCGAGGGTTTTTTATTTGGTGTGCTGCTTTCTGTTATCGCCATGCTGTCGTGGAGTGTGGGTACCATTTTCATTGTACGGAATAAACTGAACATGAATCCCTATTATGCCACCGGCTGGCAAATGCTTATCAGTTCGGCGATACTTTTTGTGGTTGCAAACCTGTTTCAACCGGCTGTTGCCCTGCAAAATATAACAACCAGGTCCTGGGTGGCCATCACATACCTGGTGCTGGCCGGTTCTTTACTGGCATTTGTTGCATTCATCTATTCCATGAAAAAACTGCCCGCTGCATTGTCTTCTTTATATGCGTATATCAACCCGCTGGTGGCCATGGTAACCGCCGCCATTGTGCTGGATGAGAAGCTAACCATGAATATCCTGTGGGGGCCATTGTAA
- a CDS encoding iron-sulfur cluster-binding protein has product MSEQSQTFIAKSTVKAADLEHRRKINFNIGKYNAVVPKGKEQFANVHLARERAKNLKWRAIETLDQQLEEFELNFTRRGGKVIWAENGEQAIEEILKICREKNCRSLVKSKSMVTEEIHLNDALEKNGIESIETDLGEYIQQLDGEPPYHIVTPAMHKSKEDVARLFNKKLGTPINFTPEQLTLKAREVLREKYVQAEVGVTGANFLISDIGGIAVTENEGNARLSCAFPKTHIAIVGIEKMIPSITDLGLFWPLLSTFGTGQKITVYNTIITGPRQENETDGPEEMYVILLDNGRTNILQNPKQRESLYCIRCGACLNACPVYKNIGGHAYGVTYSGPIGSVITPHLQGMDEFKHLSYASSLCGNCTEVCAVKINLHELLLENRYESVEEGLTSFTEKMAWKAWRIASLKRGLMNLGSGSLKNKVVNGMFKGWKENRSDLNFSQKTFNQMWKERYKK; this is encoded by the coding sequence ATGTCAGAACAATCTCAAACCTTCATAGCCAAAAGCACCGTTAAAGCGGCCGACCTGGAGCACCGGCGTAAGATCAATTTCAATATTGGTAAATACAATGCGGTGGTACCGAAGGGAAAGGAACAATTTGCCAATGTGCACCTGGCCAGGGAACGGGCCAAGAACCTGAAATGGCGTGCCATTGAAACACTGGACCAGCAACTGGAAGAATTTGAACTCAATTTTACCAGGCGGGGCGGCAAAGTGATATGGGCCGAGAACGGTGAGCAGGCCATTGAAGAAATATTGAAGATATGCCGGGAGAAGAATTGCAGGTCGCTGGTTAAGAGCAAGAGCATGGTGACCGAAGAGATCCACCTGAACGATGCCCTGGAAAAGAACGGCATTGAAAGCATTGAAACCGACCTCGGCGAATATATCCAGCAATTAGACGGAGAACCACCTTACCATATTGTGACCCCGGCCATGCACAAGAGCAAGGAAGATGTGGCCCGGCTCTTCAATAAAAAATTAGGCACCCCCATTAATTTCACCCCTGAACAACTGACGTTGAAAGCAAGGGAAGTGTTACGGGAGAAATATGTGCAGGCCGAAGTGGGTGTTACCGGAGCCAACTTTCTCATCAGCGATATCGGCGGTATTGCCGTTACCGAAAATGAAGGCAATGCAAGACTGAGCTGTGCTTTTCCAAAAACCCATATAGCCATTGTGGGTATTGAAAAGATGATCCCCTCCATAACGGATCTTGGTTTATTCTGGCCCTTACTCTCCACGTTTGGTACCGGGCAGAAGATCACCGTGTATAATACCATCATTACCGGGCCAAGGCAGGAGAATGAAACAGATGGACCGGAAGAAATGTATGTGATACTTTTAGACAACGGCCGCACCAACATTCTGCAAAACCCAAAACAACGGGAAAGCCTGTACTGCATACGCTGCGGCGCCTGCCTGAATGCATGTCCCGTTTATAAGAACATAGGCGGCCATGCCTATGGCGTTACTTACAGCGGCCCCATCGGCAGCGTGATCACACCGCACCTGCAGGGCATGGATGAATTCAAACATTTAAGTTATGCTTCATCCCTTTGTGGCAATTGCACGGAGGTTTGTGCCGTAAAGATCAATTTGCATGAACTGCTGCTGGAGAACCGGTACGAATCCGTGGAAGAAGGATTGACCAGCTTCACCGAAAAGATGGCCTGGAAAGCATGGCGTATTGCCAGCCTGAAAAGAGGCCTGATGAACCTGGGAAGCGGTAGCCTGAAGAACAAAGTGGTGAATGGGATGTTCAAAGGCTGGAAAGAAAACCGCAGCGACCTGAACTTCAGCCAAAAGACCTTTAACCAGATGTGGAAAGAGCGGTACAAAAAATAA
- the purH gene encoding bifunctional phosphoribosylaminoimidazolecarboxamide formyltransferase/IMP cyclohydrolase: MQKKIQSALISVFYKDGLENIVQQLNRLGVTIYSTGGTQKFIEDLQVPCVPVESLTTYPSILGGRVKTLHPSVFGGILGKRDDAQHVAEMEQYKIPEIDLVIVDLYPFEETVAQVSSSSFGGGQEEAEKLIIEKIDIGGPSMIRAAAKNHAAVTVVAAKKDYALLEEILNTQNGETTLAQRRMFAIKAFDVCTGYDIAISNYFNSTGFIDPFNKQKTILRYGENPHQQGVFYGNLDELFNQLNGKELSYNNLVDVDAAVQIIAEFKETVFAIIKHTNVCGIAARKTVKEAWDAALAGDPESAFGGVLVCNAAVDKATADAINEIFFEVLIAPAYDEEALKILRSKKNRILLQQKKHSANADQYRSVLNGVLVQGTDLGNYTEWKEAGGRETSAKEKEDLVFSNIVCKHLKSNAIALVKNKQLIGKGCGQTSRIDSLRQSMEKAKQFSFDLNGAVLASDAFFPFDDCVKIAHAAGIGAFIQPGGSIRDKDSIDYCKANGLAMVITGLRHFKH; this comes from the coding sequence ATGCAGAAGAAAATTCAGTCGGCGCTTATTTCCGTTTTTTATAAAGATGGACTGGAGAATATTGTACAGCAGCTGAACCGGTTGGGGGTAACCATTTATTCCACCGGCGGAACACAAAAATTCATTGAAGATCTCCAGGTGCCCTGTGTGCCGGTTGAATCATTAACAACCTACCCGTCTATTTTAGGGGGCCGTGTTAAAACATTGCATCCTTCTGTTTTTGGGGGAATATTGGGTAAACGGGATGATGCGCAGCATGTGGCTGAGATGGAACAATACAAAATTCCGGAGATCGACCTGGTGATCGTTGATCTCTACCCGTTTGAAGAAACAGTAGCGCAGGTTTCTTCCTCCTCTTTTGGAGGAGGTCAGGAGGAGGCCGAAAAACTCATCATTGAGAAGATCGATATCGGCGGCCCATCCATGATACGGGCTGCAGCAAAGAACCATGCTGCTGTTACAGTGGTTGCAGCAAAAAAGGATTATGCGCTGCTGGAAGAAATATTGAATACCCAAAACGGGGAAACAACGCTTGCGCAGCGCCGCATGTTTGCCATTAAAGCATTCGATGTTTGTACCGGCTATGATATTGCCATCTCCAATTATTTTAACAGCACCGGGTTCATCGATCCCTTTAATAAGCAGAAGACGATCCTGCGCTATGGCGAAAACCCACACCAGCAGGGTGTTTTCTATGGCAACCTCGATGAATTGTTCAACCAGCTGAATGGCAAGGAGCTTTCGTATAATAATTTAGTGGATGTGGATGCTGCGGTGCAGATCATTGCAGAATTTAAGGAAACCGTTTTTGCCATCATCAAGCATACCAATGTGTGTGGCATTGCAGCAAGGAAAACGGTAAAAGAAGCCTGGGATGCCGCCCTGGCCGGAGACCCGGAAAGCGCCTTTGGCGGTGTGCTGGTTTGTAATGCGGCTGTTGATAAAGCAACCGCCGATGCCATCAATGAAATATTTTTTGAAGTACTGATCGCCCCGGCTTATGATGAAGAGGCATTGAAGATCCTCCGGTCAAAAAAGAACAGGATATTACTGCAGCAGAAAAAACATTCTGCAAATGCGGATCAGTACAGGTCTGTTTTAAACGGGGTATTGGTACAGGGAACGGACCTGGGCAATTATACCGAATGGAAAGAAGCGGGAGGAAGAGAAACATCTGCAAAAGAAAAAGAGGACCTGGTATTTTCCAATATTGTCTGCAAGCATTTAAAGAGCAATGCCATTGCGCTGGTGAAAAACAAACAGCTGATCGGTAAGGGTTGTGGTCAGACATCCCGGATCGATTCATTGCGGCAGTCGATGGAAAAAGCAAAGCAGTTCAGTTTTGACCTGAACGGCGCCGTATTGGCAAGCGATGCCTTTTTCCCTTTTGATGATTGTGTGAAGATCGCACATGCAGCAGGCATCGGTGCTTTTATTCAGCCCGGGGGATCCATCCGTGATAAAGATTCAATTGATTACTGCAAAGCCAATGGGCTGGCCATGGTGATAACAGGGCTCCGTCATTTTAAACATTAA
- a CDS encoding ComEC family competence protein codes for MSPTYGIPVWKKAPVLRLLLPFIAGILLQWQLQISLQVILVALISFSLALLLFFLLPVSLRFKFQPMQGFIIHLMLVGVGLLITWQKDTRHDKRWYGNQYQNGSLLLVRLDEPLVEKNRSFKAEAIVEAVMRKDDLIPCKGKLLLYFSKDSFEHDLKYGDRILIQKALQPIKNSGNPGAFNYQRYAAFQQTFHTVFLKEKDWIKTNDKSEHASRLQQFIFDAREYVLSVLRKRVGAGHPGSNRDELGIAEALLIGYTNDLDKDLVQAYSNTGVVHIIAISGMHLGLIYVMLVWLFARLPFIKDSKRVQAILILTCLWLFSLLTGGAASVIRSAVMFTFIALGKAFMEKQSSIFSSLAASAFAMLCYDPYYLWDVGFQLSYLAVVGIVVFQRPLYNCFYVKNKWLDKVWQLMAVSTAAQLLTFPACIYYFHQFPNLFLITNIIAVPLSAIILYAEIALVALSWVPFLGAWLGKLVAGLVWVMNKIILRINELPFAVWDKIPATALTTWLLYAVVTGFSAWLMTKNKNLFKSGLICLLIFTAILTYNEWQVGKQQKIIVYNVPRHQAIDFVSGTRYRFIGDRVLLEDGLLQNFHLKPGRISMQLNKRVDPMNDLFHRGIFYQFFDRRVVVINGSFRAVPIQPKPKVDLVVISKDPRLHISQLTAVFNCSQFVFDASNPSWKIEKWLEECSSLNVQGHSIPGQGAFILDIGM; via the coding sequence ATGTCCCCCACTTACGGCATACCCGTTTGGAAGAAAGCGCCTGTATTGCGTTTGCTGCTGCCATTCATTGCAGGCATTCTCCTCCAATGGCAGTTGCAGATCTCCCTGCAGGTGATCCTGGTTGCTTTGATTTCCTTCAGCCTTGCCCTTCTTTTGTTTTTCCTGCTTCCTGTATCACTGCGGTTTAAATTTCAGCCGATGCAGGGTTTTATCATTCACCTGATGCTGGTTGGCGTTGGTTTATTGATCACCTGGCAGAAAGATACCCGGCATGATAAGCGTTGGTATGGGAATCAGTATCAGAACGGGAGCCTCCTGTTGGTCCGCCTTGACGAACCACTGGTTGAGAAAAACAGGTCCTTTAAGGCAGAAGCCATTGTGGAAGCAGTTATGCGAAAGGATGATCTCATTCCGTGTAAAGGAAAACTATTGCTTTATTTTTCAAAGGACAGTTTTGAGCATGACCTGAAATATGGCGACAGGATACTGATTCAAAAAGCGCTTCAGCCCATAAAGAATTCCGGTAACCCCGGCGCTTTTAACTACCAGCGCTATGCTGCTTTTCAACAGACCTTTCATACTGTTTTTTTAAAGGAGAAGGACTGGATTAAAACAAACGATAAAAGTGAACATGCCAGCCGGCTGCAACAATTCATTTTTGATGCAAGGGAATATGTGCTGTCTGTTTTACGAAAAAGAGTAGGGGCTGGTCATCCCGGCAGCAACCGCGATGAACTGGGCATTGCCGAGGCCTTGCTGATCGGCTATACCAACGACCTGGATAAGGACCTGGTGCAGGCTTACAGCAATACCGGCGTGGTGCACATCATTGCTATTTCCGGTATGCACCTGGGGTTGATATACGTGATGCTGGTTTGGCTGTTTGCCAGGCTGCCTTTTATTAAAGACTCAAAACGGGTTCAGGCCATTTTGATCTTAACCTGCCTTTGGTTATTCTCCCTGCTCACGGGGGGCGCTGCTTCGGTCATACGTTCTGCGGTCATGTTCACATTCATTGCACTTGGTAAGGCATTTATGGAAAAACAATCATCCATATTCAGTTCACTGGCAGCATCAGCATTTGCAATGCTCTGTTACGACCCCTATTATTTGTGGGATGTTGGTTTTCAGCTGTCGTACCTGGCCGTAGTTGGCATCGTGGTATTTCAACGACCCCTTTACAATTGTTTCTATGTTAAAAATAAATGGCTGGATAAGGTCTGGCAGTTGATGGCGGTTTCCACGGCGGCACAACTGCTCACATTCCCGGCCTGTATTTATTATTTTCACCAGTTCCCGAATCTGTTTCTCATTACGAACATCATTGCGGTTCCGTTGTCCGCCATTATCCTCTATGCAGAGATCGCATTGGTGGCTTTATCCTGGGTGCCGTTTTTAGGCGCCTGGCTTGGTAAACTGGTGGCCGGTTTGGTTTGGGTAATGAATAAGATCATTCTCCGGATAAATGAATTACCCTTTGCGGTATGGGATAAGATACCGGCTACGGCGCTTACCACCTGGCTGCTGTATGCGGTGGTGACAGGTTTCAGTGCCTGGCTGATGACAAAAAACAAAAACCTTTTTAAGTCCGGGTTGATCTGCCTCTTGATTTTTACTGCCATTCTCACGTATAATGAATGGCAGGTAGGGAAGCAACAAAAGATAATCGTTTACAATGTACCCCGGCACCAGGCCATCGATTTTGTCAGCGGCACCCGCTACCGGTTCATCGGCGACCGTGTTTTGCTCGAAGACGGGCTCCTGCAGAACTTTCACCTGAAGCCCGGGAGAATATCCATGCAACTGAACAAAAGGGTGGATCCGATGAATGACCTTTTCCACCGCGGGATCTTTTACCAGTTCTTTGACAGGAGAGTTGTGGTCATCAATGGATCCTTCCGGGCAGTACCCATTCAGCCAAAACCAAAGGTTGATCTTGTTGTCATCTCAAAAGATCCCCGGCTGCATATCTCACAGCTAACCGCTGTTTTCAATTGCAGCCAATTTGTTTTTGATGCTTCAAATCCTTCCTGGAAAATTGAAAAATGGCTGGAAGAGTGCAGTTCGCTGAATGTACAGGGCCATTCCATTCCAGGCCAGGGTGCATTCATACTGGATATTGGCATGTAA